One part of the Arvicanthis niloticus isolate mArvNil1 chromosome 15, mArvNil1.pat.X, whole genome shotgun sequence genome encodes these proteins:
- the LOC117720482 gene encoding uncharacterized protein LOC117720482: MSREAKGVLHDISSPFFGHSIVSWRILGIPCDVISVVVTTSALSSLSQCLQHMSIDMLSRLRRVFGRAALDGIETRERQKVAGLSSGNNEGRRRWSWRMWRAGRQTSSSATVLSKKQAKKEEKRLTKELELCTQERNELRDRLIYVTEGSMNKRPYYSPNPLYEKLKLKEKTIMTFLHKLEMDNIECTENFEEHKKEINFYRNLHSRLLLQNSLVKKTLVTLKKDCKELQADWYLLQQNLIDMNLNCEDEQEETSNLQEQQHQVSETARELELAISQEESLLKNELPPQEPPAELQPQQPESSLDESPSSQIISSV, from the exons ATGAGCAGGGAGGCAAAGGGTGTTCTCCATGACATCAGCAGCCCCTTCTTTGGACATTCTATTGTTTCCTGGAGAATTCTTGGCATCCCTTGTGATGTCATCAGTGTTGTAGTAACCACAAGTGCACTGAGCTCTCTCAGTCAGTGTCTACAGCATATGTCCATAGACATGCTTTCCCGACTGAGGAGAGtttttggaagagcagccttgGATGGGATAGAAactagagagaggcagaaagtagcTGGCCTCTCATCTGGGAATAATGAAGGACGAAGGAGGTGGTCTTGGAGAATGTGGA GGGCTGGCAGACAGACATCATCCTCTGCAACTGTGCTAAGCAAGAAACAggccaagaaagaagaaaagaggctgACCAAAGAGCTGGAGCTCTGTACCCAGGAAAGAAATGAGCTGAGAGACCGCTTGATCTATGTCACAGAGGGATCCATGAACAAGAG ACCCTATTACAGCCCAAATCCACTGTATGAGAAATTGAAGTTAAAGGAGAAGACGATCATGACTTTCCTGCACAAACTAGAGATGGACAACATTGAGTGCACTGAGAACTTTGAGGAGCACAAGAAGGAGATTAACTTCTATAG AAACCTGCACAGTCGGCTCCTGTTGCAGAATTCCCTTGTAAAGAAGACATTGGTCACACTGAAGAAGGACTGCAAGGAATTACAGGCTGACTGGTACCTCCTCCAACAGAACTTGATTGATATGAACCTGAATTGTGAAGATGAACAGGAGGAGACCAGCAACCTCCAGGAACAACAACATCAG GTCTCAGAAACTGCAAGAGAGCTGGAATTGGCTATATCCCAGGAAGAGAGCCTCCTGAAGAATGAGTTGCCACCTCAGGAGCCCCCTGCTGAGCTCCAGCCTCAACAGCCAGAGAGTTCCTTGGATGAGTCTCCTTCCTCACAGATCATATCTTCAGTGTAA